In Papaver somniferum cultivar HN1 chromosome 9, ASM357369v1, whole genome shotgun sequence, the genomic stretch AAAGAGCACGACACACATCTTGTGTCTGAcataggtaatgttgaatcttctgttgacactaatgaccttatgcatgaaaatataattgacgtgtctgattctctacctaggtcacagtATGATGTCTCTTTCGATTTGCCTATGCATGAGAATAAAGTTTTGAATGATGCTGATGATTCTGAATTGTGGTTCGTTAATTTGTCCAATGACTGTGAGCATGATAGAGCACTATTTGTTtctgccttgggaaaaactagaTTGCGTAGTGATATTTTTGAGCCTAAAATTGAATGTAATTTAAATGCATCTGATTCCCTTCCTAGAACACAGTGTGTTGCTCCCTCTGATTCTCTTATGAATGACACAAAGGTTttggatgatgatgattatgaactaGGGCTTGATGAATTGTTCTATGAAAATGAACATGATATGCATGTTTTTGATTTTAGGAGAGTGTGTGTTGGTACGAATGATTTTgtacatgaaaataacttagatatACCAACTTCCCTGCCCATGTCACAAactggtaatcttccaaccaacctagatttggtttgtaacaaaattgtaaaaccaactttgctgagaatacctaatctaggattggaactgtgtgcctcccaagtcctcttggactatttttcagaCAAGTATAATGTTTTTAagaagccacagttggaatgcgctCATGTTTCTCTGGACGTTCCTAACACAGTTCATTTTGAGTtggaccttgtgcatgatgaacccttGAAATTGCAGGATTTTGTGTACAAAAGTGTATCTgttgtaaaatccaggtttgagGTAGCTCATCTTGTTTTGCAGTCTCACTTACATTTCTGTCCTATTATAATTGTGTGAGGCTGTTAAAATTTTTGCACTCCGTCTTTTGGtctgatcctcaactctttagattgttggtgtatggtgaaattTTCTTTTATATAATCCAATAAGTAATCATATTTCCTACCTTTTTCTTgtttatattgtgctaatccaatatgatctcagcTGAAAATGTTGGATACTAGCCTTGAATAatgaagctctaatcttgcttttGTCGACATACCGGTAATCTCTTCCCTTTTCTTTACTCAGCATAGTTTCTCATGGTATGTTTCTGTTTAAATTCTTATCAACTtttgaaacattaaggacaatgttagatttaggtatGGGGGAgtgttttgcatatagagttctcggtcttttcttttcatcttatttttaaaaaaaaaatgaaaattttctgtaaaaatttgcataaaacctccaacttttagagattttggaGTCACTAGCATGCTCCTAGCTATGGTTACATAGAGAGGctgaccgaaataactgaacttggaagaactgcagaacacaatcgggtttcttagttgttagagcgttaaagttggatttaaacaTGCCGGTGGGAAAATTAGGTGCTGCAAAGATATTTGGTAGTAGAGTTGTGATCacccttagtggagactacctatttttaaattaagcgaggcaccgaccttcattttTTTGTGACCATCTAAAAATCCCTTTTagagtgtgtcaccgtacgtaaattccgggtaggaatggtgagatacccaacttcgcaccactttcaacactatttttgatctcttgagtgctaattttgtcaatcatgaaaatgacgtctaaagatgaaaacttcttcttgtagtttgatttgcagttagcaccattctttcTCTCACGACAACataacggatccatagaaacacatcatcatcaaacgAGCAGAGCAACGTCAGAATATATGAAGAAAAATTGAAATAGTCCAAGGTTCACATGCAACAACTCAAGGAAAGGTAAAAAGTTCTTATTCAAAGTTAAGATACAGTACAAAAAGCAGaattctatacacatttgaagagatattttacaagagcaaagaaaagaaaataagatgagaaatagtgaagttcataaaatcaagacaatacaggTTGTGAAGGATTAAGTTATAAAGTCCTTCATCTTATCTTAATTTAGTAGTTTTCCTAGTTATTTTGTTACTTTCAGTTTGTCATCTtatcttaatttaatttaattaaaaaaaatgaaaaatacagtttgtttttagttttgcttaataaacaccgtggtaaagaagaatgtaacaggaaacttcaagcaacaaggaaattgaagagaaaaatcagaaattgtcaaggttctacgaagttcagaagttcatcatcaagttgaagatcgaagattgaagacgtttctatggatgctgtgagagtggtgttgattgtcgatcggatgtgaaggtaagtgagtactcccatcctcctataatgattgatttcctttcttagagatcaccaGAAAAAGATTCTTTTTGTCCACAATtatgtggagtctccagaaattatttcggaaggttcTCCTCCCCACCATTCAATgtgtgcaggatttctctctttattCTTGTCTGCACACAAAACCCTattagtgaggcagaagtcgaggcttgtgatcactcttgaacccgaattctttcatatggtatggttatttctcgctcaactcttaaggatgagaatgcgttctttggtatttctaacttcttgttactagcatgcagaaactctatgtcctcatagcttctTGGATGCTTAGGACTCCATTACGCTCAtaagttggagaaggttttggggatacacctctggtaaaccctcacgagactacaactcggccaactagggacacctaggggtttaaaggcttaatgcatacgctaaatgcattcgataaACCAGCGACAGTGTTATAAAtaggatttcttaatttctgtttcacttgaggacaagtaaaattcaggtttcggggtatttgatgagtgccaaatagtgcatatttctacacctttttattggcatttaactcatcttttgcgctttaaaatcatatattattccaaattctatattttcattgttttcaagaataaatatttgtgctaattaattttgtatttttaggtagtaaataaagcttggataaaTGGAGAAACTAGAAGAGCAGAGAATTGGTGGCAACGGAAGAGAGATGACAAAGCTCCGGCTAGATGGCAAGTGAAGAATACCGTTTGCACCTCCTCCGCAAGTGAAGAATCTTGTTTGCAAGACCCAAAACTAGGTGTGGGCTTGAAATATTAGCTTTGAAGAAGCATTGAGTCTGAGGAAGTGAGATAATCCTAACCCATATCCAAACCCGGTATATCAATGTTTGATGCAACTGCCTATCACCCAAGCGCCTCATATCTTCTTCCGCTACTCGAACAGAAGCCAAACACACCTTCATtgcgttttcttcttctctccaaACTTCTGCAGAACAACCATCCCATCTCCATCATTCACCTTTACCCCGACCACCTCTGAGCTCAGCCAACCTATCAGCCACCCTATGCAATCAATCAACCCTCTAATCTCTCTCTCCGTCTTATCTTCCCCTTTGTCACAcacagtaaccctagaagctaggattGAGAGAGAGAATTAGGGTTATCTTCAATAGCTAAaagcaaacatcaaatcaaggagttgcagagtTAAATTGCATAAGGGGTTTGTCAGAAAACATATTTTGGGTGAGTGGGTATTCTCCAATTATCAAATTTAAGGGATTGATTgaatttgtgtataaatagggatgagaattgtatgaaaaattcatgcccggattagccggtgcaccaagcagtagtttatatttgttttcagtattgtaatcatgttctaattcaataaactagggtttagatgaaacccttaatagTATGTtgagataattcatgttcatgttgttgttcttgctgTGCTTATATTGATTTAGGATTGATAGTCAactaatggatcaaattagcctgtgatcagttgtcctgtaagaagacagttgatactaggggtgaggTAGTGATGTTAGCTGATAAATCATCCATCTGAGATCTCTATGGAAGAAGATCAGTGCTTAAATGATATAGGAAGGATTAGTTAGCTGGTggaccaaatgagcctgtgataaattgtactgtaagaagacagtttataCTAGGGGCGAGTTAGGAAGATTAACTAATAAATCATCCATTGTAGTCTTTCCTGAAGAGAACAAGAACATAACTTGAGTAAGTTTTTCCTTAGCATAGGATTAGGAGGTGGATTCAATTACCCTAGTACCTCTCATATAATTGTTTACAATCTGTTTTGTATCTTTACTTTACTTTCTGTGTTACCACTTGTTTACTGCCTAAAAACTCGTCGTATCGACAACCAAACAACTTTTATGTTATTCTTGTTCTAAATTAGTATAAGAAGACTTTAATTTCAGTCTTGCACCCTACAAgtctctgtgggatcgacctgtatttgcacctTACACAATtggcattgtgcacttgcagtcatTGTAGGTATCTTTATAGTCCTACCAGCCAGCACTTGATACAGATGGCCAGATTTTAATCATTCCTGCTGCTGCTCTAGCATCAAGAACTATCATCAGAGGGGAAGTCTTTATACCTCAACTACTGATTAGATGGACTAATGCTCCTGCAGCTGATGCTACCTGGGAAGACACCAAGCACATGGCTCATTATTTTCCCAAAttcaatccttgaggacaaggatttgcTGATGGGGAGGGTATTTGTCATGTGCCTGTTTTATAACTTGCCCGAGTGGTTGCCCCCATCTGTTTCCTAAGTGCCTTAATAACTGTCTTTGATTGGTTGTGGGCTATTGTCGGCCAACCAATGCTAGAGGGACAGGTGTGTGGACTGTATTCGTCCTTAGCTTAGGATTCTTCCCTTCTTCTGTTTTCATTTAAGGTGTAAGAATTTCCCATTTTGGGGGATAAGTATGAATTATTGAAGTGTTAATGGCTGCTTAAGCAGAGGTTATTTAATTTCCGATTAATCAACCCTTAATCTTTCGAGCACAGTACAatatggttgttagatccccgcttttttataggcaaataaagaagaagatgtCACCGATGTGTCTGACGCGAAAGCATGCACGTCCAAGTGTCCAACGCGGACATATGGTCATTTTGGGCGCGTCGATATTTAGGGACGGGCCTAGCAAAGGGTTAACCCAGGCTATAGCCAATTTtgtccccaatttttttttttaactatagaatttttcaaaaagaaaatatttttaatcCCCTATAGTTCTACAtatttactccctccgtttttaaATAATAGGTTAGTTTGCGTGTAAATTTGCACACAAACCAACctatttttctgaaacggagatAGTAACTTTTATCCCCACTTAAGAGATAATTAATAGTTAAatcttattaaaaaaatatattctaCTCCTCAACACAATTATCTCCCATGTTGCTTctataaattataaaaaaaaattcgtaactgTCATGTGAAAATGTTCTTGGTAGATGACCCACCATTATCCCCTATCAAGTGTTCGAGCAGTGGTtgttaggggtgcacataccctattcatacccgccaatcctaccctacccgtcagttttttaaccgtatcctatcctatccactatttggcgtgtagggtggcgggtaaagattttcttaaccgccagtaaacgggtagggtggcgggtatagaccatatcctacccaccctacctagaagtgcacataccctactcctacccgccAACCGTATCCTACCCGCcaattttttaaccgtatcctaccctatccattatttggcgggtaaggtggcgggtaaagattttcttaaccgccgataaccgggtagggtggcgggtataggccatatcctaaccaccctacccgttgtgcagccctagtggtTATCTAGCAACatagtttgattttattttcaccGGTTTGACAAAGTCAAAGATTGTACCGAACGTGCCTTATCTAGTTTTTGATAAGGGATATACTAGATTGGCATTAACTAGTAGCTAACACATGTACGAACATGCGGCTGTTTTACATCTTCCCCCTCGACTATAAATAGCCACAAGATGTGCTACATCGATGTAACATGAAAAGAGCATAAGCTTTGCTAATAAATCTAACAGAGAAATGAATCTCTCATTTACGTCGTGGTTTGTTTCCTTTTTAACGATTAATGGCTTTCTCTAGCTGTATACGGTGTAGTATACCTAGCATATAAGATTATGTGTGTCGATAAAGATTTACAATACGTTATCGgcacgaattgttctacaacaacCGTCATGGGGACGATGATATGGAAAATGATAATTCTCTTCGACCTTTgcatatttaatttaactaatgtTAAATAATTTATGCATATAGTTTTTATACTGTCTGACTTCGTTTCTATTTTGTCAGGAACTGTCAAAAAGAGATGTTAGACGACTACCGCGCCATGAGTATATGCTAAGTTCATAAACTATTGTTACGGTATATGAAGAGATGTCCAAAATAGGTACGTATTACCAACGACTCACATTTGTGATGCTATTCGATTTTCGAATTTAGTCAAATTTGAGTTTTGTAGAGTTTTACCATTTTCCTCTTTAGCTGACCAACGAAAGGTTTTTCCGCATCCTTTTAGATAGCGTAGAGAATAAAATTACCTTTGTTGGTACACCAATGATTCTGGTGATGCTAAGGGTTTTAATACCGATAGAGCGGGGAATTTTTTTGCATCTTGAGGGATAGCAAAATTCTGATATTCCTTTGCTATAGTAATCTCCGGAATTCAAAGTAGTTCCACCTAAGGAGTGGAATGCGATGAAAAATGGACAACGGGTTAACACGGTTAGCAGGTCTCTATCACCGGTCATGAAATGAGCTGCAATTCATATCAAGACGATTTCTTTTAAGATACAAAGAACATGTCTTTGACAAATTAGTATTTCGTCGACCGTAGCTGACGAAATTGGAGTTTTGTCGGTGTTATCTAAGAACCGTACATAGATTACATTTTGAATGTTTTCTTCCTTGTTTCACCATTGATTTTGTGGTAAATAGTTCGGATTGATTTATGGAGAAGATATATGCACCGTATAAAATGTTGTGGTGAGTAATAAGgagagatgtatatttttcccctTTATGTGTTCCCGCTAGATTTACGACATGTATTATATGCGCCAATTATATGCATCGACGAGTTTTAAAGAGCTAGTGCTTAATTTGCACTTTGTGTATGTTGTGTCAACAACAACGAGTGATGCAAATGTTAACTGCGCCTCGTAGATAGACAAACGTCGAGCGATAATGAGTGTTGTATTTTTTGAAAATGATATTTAGAATTAATATCATGCCTTCTCGTCGCCTGGACCTACTACCTAAATCACGAGtttggtgaattaaatttgcaGCAGTACCTATGCAATTAAGTTTATCTTTGGCAAAGAAGGAAAATACAGTTGTGGTAGGTAAATATGGGAACCACAATAGTTATCAGATTTGAGAATCCGGTAAACCCCGGACCACCGGGAGTGGAGAAATACGACACGGTAGCATAAGAAATGGCTTGAATAAACCATCTTTGAGCCTGGAAGAGCTCTGCTATCGCTGTGACATAAAAGacacggtacgtgcatttgaaATGTTGTTCATTATTGTTAATCTCTATCGGCCGTCTTGGCAGGACTGATACTAAATTAAGATAGTGTCTACAATCACAAAATTCGTTTACAGTTTACTGTTAATTTTACATGACAATGTAGATTCTTGAAATTGTTCCAGCTGGACTGTAAACGAGAGAGAAAACGTGATCAGTTATCTCTCCTGGCCTGCCTGTTATTATTGTTTTCTGCACCCAGTTGCTCCATGGATAAGTTGATTCATGCAGAGCTAAATGTTCTGTTGATGAGACATTCCCGCCTAAGGATCAGGGAGAAAATCGTCGACGATATTGGTTAATTCCAATTGtgtctcatctaaattctcacaccaagaaatgcctgaggtgttggagattactttGTTGCTAGATTTAGCAAGAGTATGCTTGCTTGATTTGGCGtcaattgatgagtgctaaaaagtgcatatatttatccctttttgttggcatttaactcatcctttgtgcattaattctacattttatcccatattctgtattttcattgttttcaagaataaatatttttcttacttaattttatatttttaggtaataaataaagtttggatgaattgcggagcggaatagagcagaaaagtagtgaaaagccgggaggagttacgcaaggaagccgcgaagaacgttgtgcacaaaaccaagaggctaggaatggtcttgaagaagaacaattgtccttaaagaagatatgggcttggcatacccaaggcccaaaacccttactcaaacacatttccactatccaagcccgtctcggatttcagccgtcagatcgaagcatttcagcatcctacggtcgctccatcatcgcacatcaaactccgaagcccccgctttacatcgcaacgcccatctccatcttgggtcgtccgttttgctacatcccttcatccgacggtcgctccacacttacctccgtatcgccgttggatccacctaccatcttcccatccatcgctccttgtcgcagatcatcaaacctcgctgcacccgcctaacacccaagtatcgaacaccctatacccctagccaaacgccccctaaccctaactatatcgacttcttctttcttctccatcttttcttccttcccccgtctgcagaacccgtaccaccaccatgtccgccatcatcaccaccaactccacttccataaccacttccaccaactgccaacaaacatcatcatcatcactcacaaatccctctaacgtgcccatcatttcctattcactgatttcccctagtctagggttttgaaaattagggaaaaagaattgatggacatggaagagaaattaggtgaagctagagacaaactgacacatgggaatggagtaggagaacaagaggaaggatgggtcagtgtggattgaagagaaatcgcatcaaagaaggtaaaatccgaaaccctaatttctctgccaaattaggtatttgggaaattgtccccaattttcaattgaaaaaagcatggagaaaaacagagatgataggggtatggttgaattaagtgaattaggtgagaaaccctaattatgtactgtttgattttggggatttttgggaaagaaccctaattttgtagtttcgggaaattgggtctgtgggtataaataggaagTGTGGGTGTGTATGAGagggcatgcctggattaaccagagcatcagtagaatagtttagttttgttatgaactgtagctttgagggtttcaatcttttcaattccatgattctcaattcaaatgcattattaattttagctgttctgaactccaacatgtatttaatttgagtgtgtgattgttacattttatatcaagattctgttcatgtttatctagatgctggaatagccagtgtcatttggtttgattttgggagaactggattagccagtctctccaatttttgtgttgttccatttatgttcactgtgatgttttatgtttaatactatgtgatgttaatgtttagttcctcaattgttctaagtttatccactgttatgtgcttcccatgttatgttattgtgtttaaattcatgttttgtttcactgtcaactgttaatgtatgtttatcttcatgtctatcatgttctgaacctcaaatgctaggattagatgaagctatgaaccagtaaggagtcagatcaaattatgacattcatgttgtgtttggaatgctgagatagtcttcatcatgtgcagctcattcccaatgttgctaagcccttagactagttgtactttaatcagacaattagtactttggtaagtattttagctgtgattagaatataccttaggttaatggtggattcaacgtcctagtgatcatcctcttgtcttcattgttttcttatttctacttcactgttttcttcacatcactgcccttggcttaggccttggtttattacactgtcattttattgtctttgcttcactgtttatctccattgttgtttgctgttttgtgcctttcttatcacttgctgttcactgttactttgttagttcattctttttcttacttgtttccaCTTGTTCACTTGTTTCCActgttactcttgtctgtcactctTTGTTGCACCATCTCTTTTTCACTCTTtgtcacttctcttcttctttagtCCACTGTTAGGGTAAAAGGCCAagagcctagctaatctaaagacCCAGCCAACTGatcccaaggctcagttcattccaaaaatcaaaggtccagtccactgtggacttaatcaaagcccaggtgaaaagctaaggcccagttcactgttaccaagcccagttcagtccatcaaaggcccaaactgcttcacagttaatcaaagcccatcttgctcttattgtgaaagcaaaagattcaaagttattcaaagcccattgatattcaaaaccctttggtactcaaagcccattagcaatttagaaacccaaaatagctagaaaactccaaaacactcccagtctctgtggattgacccgtacttgcacgagctacaactgacgaccgtgcacttgcggtattactgtaggcccgtttcatttctcttcaattttatacgctttcccgggcccaccatcaATTAAAGTCCTTGCAAGGCATGCCATGGAATCGCAACGATTATTCGTCTGAAATATATACTTAGAAGCGTAGACGAAAACCTCTAGTTCGAGGTATGCTAATCTAATCAGATAACGTCCATATTCTCTTTTAGTTATGAGTTGATATATCTCATGACGAAGATCACATCCATAAAAGATGCGTTGATATCTCGTCTTGAAGAATATCCACAAAATCTGGTACCAATAGATTAGAATATCCTCATACTCTAGAGAATGATGTAAGATCGTTTATTaactgattattaatttgttgtcgATAATATTCAGAGTAGCTACTGAAATTGTTTTGGATAGATATCCCCCTTTGCAAAGGAATTATCGACAAAGTTCATATGATTTGCAGATATGTACCTTAGTCCATATTGAAGTATTCTCTCATTTGTATACGCTTTCAGGACCTTAGTCCTAGCGTAATGAGAGTAGTAAGGTCTCTTACTAAGCGCCACCCCTTGAAAATGAGGTTCTACGGACACGCACTAACCAGGTTGATAGAAATATGGTCTAGTAGTCATAAATGACTAGACATTTCACCTGGGTGGTAACTGTGTATCTATACTCGTATAGATTTCAAAAGAAACTCTTGTTTGTCAGTCGTTGATGTTGTATCATCCTAGTGATGCTCCGGGCGTTGATGATGAGTATTTTTAGTGTTCTTTTGCAATCATTGAATGGTTATGCATTTGAACTTATTACTCATTAAACCATAGTCATGTTTTCTGTTTGAGACGTGCTACATTCCACTATGGTTACTATTCTACTataagatttgcaaattcgatAAGAAAATTTTCCCATCGTTTGGGGGAGGAAGGGCTATCGCCTGAAAAACGACGTGAAGTATCTTAGCTTGTACAAAGAAGAACCATGATGTATCTCATTTGGATGTTTTCAGCAATGAAAGACATATAAAAGATTTG encodes the following:
- the LOC113309427 gene encoding uncharacterized protein LOC113309427; translated protein: MFVPCVVTCNLGHLIENCPVLHEFRQYKAHQVAGVCQMQDNHPYPQTCNINPCYNDDNELNFENSMFSPTHATDSENEPNIEVKEGTRNTTILNREMHFCYDDDDYDVMLEEHVYAENIVEPLGSGTLGFSASTFMNDVSSSATYTCDVNTDLGPVQLTCEKEHDTHLVSDIGNVESSVDTNDLMHENIIDVSDSLPRSQYDVSFDLPMHENKVLNDADDSELWFVNLSNDCEHDRALFVSALGKTRLRSDIFEPKIECNLNASDSLPRTQCVAPSDSLMNDTKVLDDDDYELGLDELFYENEHDMHVFDFRRVCVGTNDFVHENNLDIPTSLPMSQTGNLPTNLDLVCNKIVKPTLLRIPNLGLELCASQVLLDYFSDKYNVFKKPQLECAHVSLDVPNTVHFELDLVHDEPLKLQDFVYKSVSVVKSRFEVAHLVLQSHLHFCPIIIV